One segment of Anatilimnocola aggregata DNA contains the following:
- a CDS encoding sulfatase family protein, which produces MNRHQAIWSRPIALFVTMFVSGSLVAAERPNILWITSEDNSPYLGCYGDSLAQTPHLDRLAKDGVRYRHAFANAPVCSTARTTLITGMYASSLGAHHHRSSVAIPEQFKLYPEPLRAAGYYCTNNSKTDYNVAVKRKIWDDSSPKSHYKNRAAGQPFFAVFNIGTSHESQVAPKQNKSSFRVPPEKVPLPPYHPDTPVIRRDWANYYDQITLMDKQVGALLGELEQAGLADNTIIFYYGDHGGALPRGKRNIHDTGTRVPLIIRFPTKWAQLAPVEPGQWVEELVSFVDFPATVFSLCGVPVPANYEGRPFLGDKRVAPREQVFLFRGRMDERYDTIRSVREAEFRYVRNYSPHRPWGQHYSYPFRVLPSMKSWFDEFTAGRCNDVQAAYWQPKPGEEFYQLAGDPFEVHNRIAEPQHAARIAKLKAALRAEILKTRDTGFIPEGMFAKLAGDRTIYDYAQSQAYPLQRILDLADKASDRDAANLPDFLSALGDKHPVIRYWAATGCLVLGDKSIAAKEKLRDLLDDEWLDVRVVAAEAIGMLGEREVARQTIADVLKNGNKQEALAAQNALDFMWKAGTVTLPQAQSLVRDLQFSEPADRIPRYLLSQP; this is translated from the coding sequence ATGAATCGACATCAAGCAATCTGGTCCAGGCCAATCGCCTTGTTCGTCACGATGTTCGTCTCCGGCTCCCTCGTCGCCGCAGAACGGCCGAACATCCTGTGGATCACCAGCGAGGACAACAGCCCGTATCTTGGCTGTTACGGCGATTCGCTTGCTCAGACCCCGCACCTCGACCGTCTCGCGAAAGACGGCGTTCGCTATCGCCACGCGTTCGCTAACGCCCCAGTCTGCTCGACCGCGCGCACGACGCTCATTACCGGCATGTATGCGTCGTCACTCGGTGCTCACCATCACCGCAGCAGCGTGGCCATCCCGGAGCAGTTCAAGCTCTATCCCGAACCTCTGCGCGCGGCGGGTTATTACTGCACCAACAACTCTAAAACTGATTACAACGTCGCGGTCAAACGCAAGATCTGGGACGACAGCAGCCCTAAATCGCATTACAAAAACCGCGCCGCTGGCCAGCCCTTCTTCGCGGTCTTCAATATCGGCACTAGCCACGAAAGCCAGGTCGCGCCGAAACAGAATAAGTCGAGCTTTCGAGTGCCGCCCGAGAAAGTCCCACTGCCGCCGTATCATCCCGACACGCCGGTCATCCGCCGCGACTGGGCGAATTATTACGATCAAATAACGCTGATGGACAAGCAGGTTGGGGCGCTGCTCGGGGAACTTGAGCAGGCTGGCCTCGCGGACAACACGATCATCTTCTACTACGGCGACCACGGAGGCGCGCTGCCGCGCGGCAAACGAAACATCCACGACACCGGCACCCGCGTGCCGTTGATCATCCGCTTCCCAACCAAGTGGGCGCAACTGGCACCAGTTGAACCGGGCCAATGGGTTGAGGAACTTGTAAGCTTTGTCGATTTTCCGGCGACGGTCTTCAGCCTGTGTGGCGTGCCGGTTCCCGCAAACTATGAGGGCCGTCCATTTCTAGGCGATAAGCGGGTCGCGCCGCGCGAGCAGGTTTTCCTCTTTCGTGGCCGTATGGACGAGCGCTACGACACCATCCGTAGCGTGCGCGAAGCGGAGTTCCGTTATGTGCGCAACTATTCACCGCACCGGCCCTGGGGCCAGCACTATTCGTATCCGTTTCGGGTGCTGCCCAGTATGAAATCATGGTTCGACGAGTTCACCGCAGGCCGCTGCAACGACGTACAAGCCGCCTACTGGCAACCCAAGCCTGGCGAGGAGTTTTATCAACTCGCGGGCGATCCGTTTGAAGTTCACAACCGCATCGCCGAACCGCAGCACGCCGCACGCATCGCGAAACTCAAGGCCGCGCTGCGTGCCGAAATCCTCAAGACTCGCGACACCGGCTTCATTCCGGAAGGTATGTTTGCCAAGCTTGCGGGAGACAGAACCATTTACGATTACGCGCAGAGCCAGGCCTATCCGCTGCAGCGCATTCTCGACCTCGCAGACAAAGCCAGCGACCGCGATGCCGCGAACTTGCCCGACTTCCTCAGCGCGCTGGGCGACAAGCATCCCGTCATCCGTTATTGGGCCGCAACGGGATGCCTGGTCCTTGGCGATAAGTCAATCGCTGCGAAGGAGAAGCTTCGCGATCTTCTCGACGACGAGTGGCTCGACGTGCGTGTGGTCGCTGCCGAAGCTATCGGTATGCTTGGCGAACGAGAGGTCGCTAGGCAAACCATCGCAGACGTGCTCAAGAACGGCAACAAGCAGGAGGCTCTTGCAGCGCAGAATGCGCTCGACTTCATGTGGAAAGCCGGTACCGTCACGCTTCCTCAGGCTCAATCACTCGTTCGCGATTTGCAGTTCTCCGAACCTGCCGACCGCATCCCTCGTTACCTCCTCTCTCAACCCTAG
- a CDS encoding sulfatase family protein: MKTVLAACVLCVLSSSEAFAAERPNIVVCIADDISWDDFGCYGSRTARTPRIDALAANGLRFTEAYLTASSCSPSRSSIITGRYPHNLGPAAELHQPIAANIPWLPTVLREHGYYTAVIGKNHMTRENAKVGAETWDLIDPGVTPDNHGAEAKWVQTIEQRPKDKPFFFWFAAVDAHRGWDANKEWVESKYGPQHRPQDITVPSFLADDAATREDLASYHNEVTRFDYFVGQVADALAAQGVLDNTLLLVLADNGRPFPRAKTRLHDSGMKTALVAHWPAGIAKRGSTSASLVSVIDIAPTLLELAGVKSPPPSFQGLSFAPVLRDPQNITRRHAFSEHNWHDYEAHGRAVRSDGWLYIRNARPALAWQGPADSVRSPAHAALKALRDANKLTPAQADVFLAPRPNEELYLTAKDPEQLRNLATDPAHAAIKTRLAALLDQWIDETGDAVPDKLTADTFDRESGDPLDRSKTNAKAERGEFPGKPKNAARINAPGPQ; encoded by the coding sequence ATGAAAACCGTCCTCGCAGCATGTGTACTCTGTGTGTTGTCGAGTAGCGAAGCCTTCGCCGCTGAGCGCCCGAATATTGTGGTCTGCATTGCAGATGACATCAGTTGGGATGACTTCGGTTGCTACGGCAGCCGGACGGCTCGTACGCCGCGCATTGATGCGCTCGCAGCCAACGGGTTGCGATTCACCGAGGCGTACCTGACGGCCAGCAGTTGCAGCCCCAGCCGGTCGAGCATCATCACCGGACGCTATCCCCACAACTTGGGTCCGGCGGCCGAACTGCATCAGCCGATCGCCGCGAACATTCCGTGGCTCCCTACCGTGCTCCGCGAGCACGGCTATTACACAGCAGTTATCGGCAAGAACCACATGACTCGCGAGAATGCGAAGGTGGGCGCGGAGACGTGGGACCTGATCGACCCGGGCGTCACGCCGGACAATCACGGCGCGGAAGCAAAATGGGTTCAGACCATCGAACAGCGGCCCAAGGACAAACCGTTTTTCTTCTGGTTCGCAGCGGTCGATGCACATCGGGGCTGGGATGCGAATAAGGAATGGGTCGAATCGAAGTACGGTCCCCAGCATCGCCCGCAAGACATCACCGTACCATCCTTTCTCGCCGATGATGCTGCCACGCGCGAGGATCTCGCGTCGTATCACAACGAGGTCACGCGGTTCGATTACTTCGTCGGCCAGGTCGCCGATGCGCTCGCCGCGCAGGGAGTGCTCGACAACACGCTGCTGCTCGTGCTGGCCGACAACGGCCGTCCATTCCCGCGCGCGAAAACGCGCCTGCATGACTCCGGCATGAAGACCGCGCTCGTCGCCCATTGGCCCGCGGGCATTGCAAAACGGGGTAGCACCAGCGCGAGCCTCGTCAGCGTCATTGACATCGCGCCGACATTACTCGAACTGGCCGGAGTCAAATCGCCGCCGCCAAGCTTCCAGGGCTTGAGCTTCGCCCCAGTTCTGCGCGACCCGCAAAACATCACTCGTCGGCACGCCTTCTCGGAGCACAACTGGCACGACTATGAGGCTCACGGTCGCGCGGTGCGCAGCGACGGTTGGCTTTACATCCGCAACGCCCGTCCCGCGCTGGCCTGGCAAGGTCCCGCCGACTCCGTGCGCTCGCCAGCGCACGCAGCGCTTAAGGCACTCCGCGACGCGAACAAGCTCACGCCCGCGCAGGCCGACGTGTTCCTCGCGCCCCGACCGAACGAAGAGCTGTACCTCACCGCGAAGGACCCAGAGCAACTTCGCAACCTGGCGACTGACCCCGCCCATGCCGCAATCAAAACGCGACTCGCCGCGCTGTTGGATCAATGGATCGACGAAACTGGCGACGCCGTTCCCGACAAACTCACTGCCGACACCTTCGACCGCGAATCTGGAGACCCGCTAGATCGTAGCAAGACCAACGCGAAGGCCGAACGCGGCGAGTTCCCCGGCAAGCCGAAGAACGCCGCGCGCATCAATGCCCCCGGACCTCAATAG